One Alnus glutinosa chromosome 3, dhAlnGlut1.1, whole genome shotgun sequence genomic region harbors:
- the LOC133864049 gene encoding cytochrome P450 86A8, translating to MDISTALLLLTAITVYLLWFTFISRSLKGPRVWPLLGSLPGLIENCDRLHDWICDNLRACGGTYQTCICAIPFLAKKQGLVTVTCDPKNVEHILKTRFDNYPKGPTWHAVFHDLLGDGIFNSDGDTWLFQRKTAALEFTTRTLRQAMARWVSKAIKERLCLILETAQLEAEPLDLQDLLLRLTFDNICGLAFGKDPLTCAPGLPNNSFASAFDRATEASLQRFILPEVLWMLKKCLGLGMEVSLSRSLVHIEEYLSTVIDARKLELLSQHKDGNPHDDLLSRFMRKKESYSDAFLRSVALNFILAGRDTSSVALSWFFWLVIQNPRVEEKILIEICTVLIETRGDDVAKWVDEPLGFEEVDRLIYLKAALSETLRLYPSVPEDSKHVVADDVLPDGTFVPAGSSVTYSIYATGRMRSTWGEDCLEFRPERWLSPDGNRFIMHDSYRFVAFNAGPRICLGKDLAYLQMKSIAAAVLLRHKLTVAAGHKVEQKMSLTLFMKYGLKVNVQCRELGGIAASLKTEREEGELHGEGSLAVKCNGGTRDGVDECGGSSEVVVGVIA from the coding sequence ATGGATATATCCACAGCTTTACTGCTTCTAACGGCTATCACGGTTTATCTACTATGGTTCACATTCATCTCGCGGTCGTTGAAGGGTCCGCGTGTCTGGCCCCTGTTGGGCAGTCTACCTGGCTTGATTGAGAACTGTGATCGCTTGCATGACTGGATCTGTGACAACCTCCGCGCGTGTGGTGGCACGTACCAGACCTGCATCTGTGCGATTCCTTTCCTGGCCAAGAAGCAAGGCCTCGTGACCGTCACGTGCGACCCCAAAAACGTAGAGCACATACTGAAGACCCGGTTCGATAATTACCCCAAGGGGCCCACGTGGCATGCTGTGTTCCATGATCTGCTTGGTGATGGGATTTTCAACTCCGATGGTGACACGTGGCTGTTTCAGAGGAAGACTGCTGCACTGGAATTCACCACCAGGACGTTGCGCCAAGCCATGGCTCGGTGGGTTAGCAAAGCCATCAAGGAAAGGCTGTGCCTGATTCTCGAGACGGCTCAGCTTGAAGCCGAGCCGCTTGATCTTCAGGACTTGCTGCTTCGGCTCACTTTCGACAACATATGCGGCTTGGCTTTCGGGAAGGACCCGCTTACGTGCGCCCCTGGGCTCCCCAACAACAGCTTCGCTTCGGCTTTTGATCGAGCCACTGAAGCCTCGCTTCAGCGCTTTATTTTGCCTGAGGTTTTATGGATGCTCAAGAAATGCCTTGGGCTTGGGATGGAAGTCAGCTTGAGCCGAAGCCTGGTACACATCGAGGAGTATCTATCCACCGTGATAGACGCCCGTAAGCTCGAGTTGCTGAGTCAGCACAAAGATGGGAACCCACACGATGATTTGCTCTCAAGGTTCATGAGGAAAAAAGAATCCTACTCGGACGCGTTCCTGCGAAGCGTGGCACTCAATTTCATCCTAGCTGGACGTGACACGTCATCGGTGGCCCTGAGCTGGTTCTTTTGGCTGGTGATCCAAAACCCAAGAGTGGAAGAGAAAATCCTAATCGAAATCTGCACCGTCCTGATCGAGACACGTGGAGACGACGTGGCGAAGTGGGTGGACGAGccgttagggtttgaggaagTTGACCGTTTGATATACTTAAAAGCGGCATTGTCAGAAACCCTGAGGCTTTACCCATCAGTACCTGAGGACTCAAAGCACGTCGTGGCAGATGACGTGTTGCCGGACGGTACGTTTGTCCCGGCCGGGTCGTCGGTGACGTATTCCATATATGCTACAGGGAGGATGAGGTCCACGTGGGGTGAAGATTGCCTAGAGTTTCGCCCAGAAAGGTGGTTGTCTCCAGATGGTAACAGGTTCATAATGCATGACTCTTATAGATTTGTTGCGTTTAATGCTGGCCCCAGGATTTGCTTAGGCAAGGATTTAGCTTACTTGCAAATGAAGTCGATCGCGGCGGCGGTGTTGCTCCGCCACAAGCTGACGGTGGCGGCGGGCCATAAGGTGGAGCAGAAGATGTCATTGACGTTGTTCATGAAATATGGGCTTAAGGTTAATGTGCAGTGTAGGGAGTTAGGAGGAATTGCGGCAAGCTTGAAGACGGAGAGGGAGGAGGGAGAGTTGCATGGGGAAGGGTCTCTTGCCGTTAAGTGTAACGGCGGTACTCGTGACGGAGTTGATGAATGTGGTGGTAGTAGTGAAGTCGTAGTTGGGGTAATTGCCTAA